From Coffea arabica cultivar ET-39 chromosome 2e, Coffea Arabica ET-39 HiFi, whole genome shotgun sequence, the proteins below share one genomic window:
- the LOC113730936 gene encoding uncharacterized protein: MASSTLLLLVVFIIDLIAFALAVAAEQRRASATTTTDATSNYCVYESDVATGLGVGSLLCLLASQLLVMFASRCLCCGRALRPGRPRTWAIVLFITCWLTFFIAEVCLLAGSVKNAYHTKYRTILSQNPPSCETLRKGVFGAAAALIVFTGVLSELYYVSYSRADDGYLPNVRDAGIRMGAL; the protein is encoded by the exons ATGGCTTCTTCAACGCTTTTGCTGTTGGTGGTGTTTATTATTGATTTGATAGCTTTTGCACTTGCTGTTGCTGCTGAGCAAAGAAGGGCTTCT GCAACAACTACCACGGATGCTACTTCAAACTATTGCGTCTATGAATCAGATGTTGCGACTGGCTTGGGTGTGGGGTCACTGCTGTGCCTTCTGGCAAGTCAACTACTTGTGATGTTTGCAAGTCGATGCTTGTGTTGTGGCAGGGCACTACGGCCTGGCCGTCCAAGGACCTGGGCAATTGTCCTATTTATAACCTGCTG GTTGACCTTTTTTATTGCTGAAGTGTGCTTGCTAGCTGGTTCTGTGAAAAATGCCTACCATACCAAATACAGAACTATTCTATCTCAGAACCCTCCTTCCTGCGAGACATTGAGGAAGGGGGTCTTTGGGGCTGCGGCTGCATTGATTGTTTTCACTGGCGTACTCTCTGAGCTCTACTACGTGAGTTATTCAAGGGCTGATGATGGATACCTCCCTAATGTTAGGGATGCTGGCATAAGGATGGGGGCCTTATAA
- the LOC113730938 gene encoding uncharacterized protein, with product MGLNTKQVSSDHPLDWNQTLLDSGAVELPKPPPAKRQQQNQQQQSEPLKCPRCGSSNTKFCYYNNYNKSQPRHFCKACKRHWTNGGTLRNVPVGGGRKNKRLKTANAATTTTAITTTNTAIVGGGSSNRNYANLAQSQRNCHNSPLATINDQKNISDILYQALISSSSSVQHDPINAFASKTSMSNAITGPMLSLPQDRHSLQFSFSSLSPFDTIPCSFPCCNLSLNNAYDYTAELDHLESSTVTTVTPSTTSAGVFSQSSWQGQTTNTSSTLAEMPNYWNWNDMDPLVSADLNIPWDDIEIKP from the coding sequence ATGGGATTAAATACTAAACAAGTTTCGAGTGATCATCCACTGGATTGGAACCAAACTTTGTTGGATTCTGGCGCGGTGGAGTTGCCGAAACCCCCTCCAGCGAAAAGGCAACAACAGAATCAGCAACAGCAATCAGAGCCTTTGAAGTGTCCAAGGTGTGGTTCCTCGAATACTAAGTTTTGTTACTACAACAATTACAACAAGTCTCAACCTCGCCATTTTTGCAAAGCTTGTAAGAGGCACTGGACTAATGGAGGGACTCTTCGTAATGTGCCCGTTGGCGGTGGTCGCAAAAACAAGCGCCTGAAGACAGCAAATGCTGCCACGACCACCACTGCCATCACCACCACCAATACTGCCATTGTTGGCGGCGGCAGTAGTAACAGGAATTATGCCAATCTTGCTCAGAGCCAGCGAAATTGTCATAATTCTCCTCTAGCCACTATTAATgaccagaaaaatatttctgATATTCTTTACCAGGCCTTGATTAGCAGTTCTTCTTCAGTCCAGCATGATCCAATCAATGCCTTCGCCAGCAAGACTTCGATGAGCAATGCTATTACTGGTCCAATGCTATCGCTGCCTCAAGATCGTCATAGTTTACAATTTTCATTCTCTAGCTTAAGCCCTTTTGATACAATCCCATGCTCATTTCCTTGCTGCAATTTATCCCTGAATAACGCTTATGATTATACTGCGGAGCTTGATCATCTGGAATCATCAACAGTTACTACAGTCACTCCATCTACAACGAGTGCTGGTGTTTTTTCTCAGTCATCGTGGCAAGGTCAGACAACAAATACCAGCAGTACCCTGGCCGAAATGCCAAACTACTGGAATTGGAATGATATGGATCCATTGGTTTCGGCTGACCTCAATATTCCGTGGGATGATATAGAGATTAAGCCCTGA